In Flavobacteriaceae bacterium, the following proteins share a genomic window:
- a CDS encoding DUF349 domain-containing protein → MSEKDNLPEADGTEEPKAPIEVSKASEFGTQNQDETTNSIEEETNTDGSAGANNDIINEIETANAEDAEDENNSKRHDIEEKDYHALSFDELVDEFSALIKNQNIQTIKSQVDLIKNEFNTKFDAFLEEKKEEFLAGGGNIIDFHFSSPVKKRFNDVYKEYRSKQQAYYKDLETNLKSNLQKRLSIIEEIKGLINVEENINTTYKHFKDLQEQWKTAGPIPRDRYNNVWNNYHHHVEIFYDFLHLNRDLRDLDFKHNLDQKLKIILRAEELAKDDNSNRAFRELQVLHKIWKEELGPVDKEYRDQIWERFSAATKTIHEKRQVFFQEQDKVYENNLVKKHEIISQIETLSEDNVNNHSAWQKKIKEIEALREAFFKAGKVPIKVNEETWAKFKTAVRNFNKKKNVFYKSLKKEQYNNLQKKLELITIAENNKDSVDFEVVTPLMKKIQNDWKKIGHVPRRDSDKIWKQFKGACNHYFDKLHESKNAANAEEIEALNKKEAFLENLKTLEFKEDVAESLEHIKELSNQWKAIGKVPYNKRFIDGKFNKAVDVLYTKLNLDKSETEALKYDNKLESLANDRSLLDNEHNFIRKKIDEIKGEVNQLENNLQFFSNVDEKNPLVKDVLNKIETHRNNINSWTEKLKKIKKFY, encoded by the coding sequence ATGTCAGAGAAAGATAACCTGCCTGAGGCAGACGGAACAGAAGAACCAAAAGCGCCCATAGAAGTTTCTAAAGCTAGTGAATTTGGAACTCAAAATCAAGATGAAACTACAAATAGTATCGAAGAGGAAACGAATACAGATGGAAGTGCTGGAGCTAATAATGATATAATTAATGAGATTGAAACTGCTAATGCTGAAGACGCTGAAGATGAAAATAATAGCAAACGTCACGATATAGAAGAAAAGGATTATCATGCGTTATCCTTTGATGAGTTGGTAGATGAATTTAGTGCTTTAATTAAAAATCAAAATATCCAAACTATAAAATCTCAGGTTGATCTTATAAAAAATGAATTTAATACAAAATTTGATGCATTTTTAGAAGAGAAAAAAGAAGAGTTTCTAGCTGGAGGAGGTAATATTATCGATTTTCATTTTAGTAGTCCAGTAAAAAAACGTTTTAACGATGTTTACAAAGAGTATCGCAGTAAGCAACAAGCATATTATAAAGATTTAGAAACTAATTTAAAATCTAATTTACAAAAACGTTTAAGCATTATTGAAGAAATTAAAGGTCTTATAAATGTTGAAGAAAATATAAATACAACCTATAAGCATTTTAAGGATTTACAAGAGCAATGGAAAACTGCTGGTCCTATACCAAGAGATCGTTATAATAATGTTTGGAATAATTATCATCATCACGTCGAGATATTTTATGATTTTTTACATTTAAATCGTGATTTAAGAGATTTAGATTTTAAACATAATTTAGATCAAAAGCTCAAAATAATTTTACGAGCAGAAGAATTAGCTAAAGATGATAATAGTAATAGAGCTTTTAGAGAATTACAAGTTTTACATAAAATATGGAAAGAAGAGTTAGGTCCTGTAGATAAAGAATATAGAGATCAAATATGGGAGCGCTTTAGTGCTGCTACAAAAACAATTCATGAAAAACGACAGGTGTTTTTTCAAGAACAAGATAAAGTTTATGAAAATAACTTAGTAAAAAAACACGAAATCATTTCTCAAATAGAAACTCTTTCTGAAGATAATGTAAACAATCATTCTGCTTGGCAGAAAAAAATTAAAGAGATTGAAGCATTACGTGAAGCCTTTTTTAAAGCCGGAAAAGTTCCTATTAAAGTTAACGAAGAAACTTGGGCTAAGTTTAAAACTGCAGTAAGGAACTTCAATAAAAAGAAAAATGTATTTTATAAAAGCTTAAAAAAAGAACAGTATAATAATTTACAGAAAAAATTAGAGTTAATTACAATTGCTGAAAATAATAAAGACAGTGTTGATTTTGAAGTTGTAACTCCTTTGATGAAGAAAATTCAAAATGACTGGAAAAAAATCGGGCATGTTCCTAGAAGGGATAGCGATAAAATTTGGAAGCAATTTAAAGGTGCATGTAATCATTATTTTGACAAACTTCATGAAAGTAAAAATGCTGCTAACGCCGAAGAAATTGAAGCGCTAAACAAAAAAGAAGCATTTTTAGAAAATTTAAAAACATTAGAGTTTAAAGAAGATGTTGCTGAAAGTTTAGAGCATATTAAAGAGCTTTCTAATCAATGGAAAGCTATAGGAAAAGTTCCATATAACAAACGTTTTATTGATGGTAAATTTAATAAAGCTGTTGATGTCTTATATACTAAACTTAATTTAGATAAATCAGAAACAGAGGCTTTGAAATATGATAATAAGTTAGAGTCATTAGCTAATGACAGAAGTTTATTAGATAATGAACATAATTTTATCCGTAAAAAAATAGATGAAATTAAAGGTGAAGTAAATCAATTAGAAAATAATTTGCAATTCTTCTCTAATGTTGATGAAAAAAACCCTTTAGTAAAAGATGTTTTAAATAAAATAGAAACTCATAGAAACAATATTAATTCTTGGACAGAAAAACTGAAAAAGATTAAAAAATTCTATTAA
- a CDS encoding DUF368 domain-containing protein encodes MQHTRTLTDRFFLVLKGLAMGAANKVPGVSGGVVAFVAGFYEEFINSLQKINKNAFKLLIKGKFKSFYKHINGTFLFLLFLGMGISYFSISKVLDYLILHYELYVWSVFFGMIVGSIYHINKGFKNWNTITFIGLVIGAIIGVGISYLDPAKENDNLWFVFLCGIISVSGMTLPGFSGSFILILLGNYVLLLVDSVNALYDTFVNIFKGDFSFTNNPIRLRLLKVLGIFSLGSLTGLVTFSHLLTYLLKYYKNITLSVLMGFIIGSLGVVWPWKKTIFKTNIDGGYLLDSTGQKVIENYKRFIPGLSSETYIAISYIILGILIVLALEWYGEKTKKKYV; translated from the coding sequence ATGCAACATACAAGAACATTAACAGATCGTTTTTTTTTAGTTTTAAAAGGTTTGGCTATGGGGGCTGCGAATAAGGTACCTGGAGTTTCTGGTGGTGTTGTAGCATTTGTGGCTGGGTTTTATGAAGAATTTATAAACTCTCTCCAAAAAATTAATAAAAATGCATTTAAATTACTCATAAAAGGAAAGTTTAAAAGTTTTTATAAACATATTAATGGTACTTTCCTTTTTCTTTTGTTTTTAGGAATGGGGATTAGTTATTTTAGTATTTCTAAAGTATTAGATTACCTCATTTTACACTACGAACTTTATGTTTGGAGTGTCTTTTTTGGAATGATTGTCGGCTCTATTTATCATATTAATAAAGGATTTAAAAATTGGAACACTATTACTTTCATAGGATTAGTGATTGGAGCTATAATAGGTGTAGGAATTAGTTATTTAGACCCCGCTAAAGAAAATGATAATCTTTGGTTTGTATTTTTATGTGGTATTATTAGTGTTTCTGGCATGACTTTACCAGGTTTTTCAGGATCTTTTATTTTAATATTATTAGGAAACTATGTCTTACTATTAGTAGATTCTGTAAATGCTTTATACGATACATTTGTCAATATTTTTAAAGGAGATTTTAGTTTCACAAATAACCCTATTAGATTACGATTATTAAAAGTTTTAGGTATTTTTAGCCTAGGATCTTTAACAGGTTTAGTTACTTTTTCACATTTACTTACTTATTTATTAAAATATTATAAAAACATTACTTTATCTGTACTAATGGGGTTTATAATTGGATCTTTAGGCGTTGTATGGCCATGGAAAAAAACTATATTTAAAACTAATATAGATGGAGGATATTTATTAGATTCTACAGGGCAAAAAGTAATAGAAAATTACAAACGATTTATACCAGGTCTTTCTTCTGAAACTTATATTGCAATAAGTTATATCATTTTAGGGATACTTATTGTTTTAGCTTTAGAATGGTATGGTGAAAAAACAAAGAAAAAATATGTCTAA
- a CDS encoding DUF368 domain-containing protein, whose product MLHRFLNQFIIILKGIAMGAADVVPGVSGGTIAFVSGIYEELIESIDKLDLKFFKIWKSEGFKRAWNHINGKFLLSLFIGIAISIISLAKIIKWLLINEPVLLWSFFFGLVLASIIYIGKQITSWNIPIVIAMLLIAITSFFITNLEPFATPDSNLYLFFCGFIAIIAMILPGVSGAFILLLLGAYETTLSTVDDLFQSIITGDFDLFKGAFLNFLTFSLGAILGLKVFSKALNWMFKNYKNLTLAILTGFMIGSLNKIWPWKETLSWRTNSKGLEVPFIEQNISPFSFDGDHQIVFALILMAIGFTTILLLERFSLKAKK is encoded by the coding sequence ATGTTACATCGCTTTTTAAATCAATTTATTATCATCTTAAAAGGTATTGCTATGGGAGCAGCAGATGTAGTACCGGGCGTTTCTGGAGGTACTATTGCATTTGTTTCTGGCATTTATGAAGAGCTTATTGAAAGCATTGATAAACTCGATTTAAAGTTTTTTAAAATTTGGAAATCGGAAGGATTTAAAAGAGCATGGAATCATATAAATGGTAAATTTTTACTTTCATTATTTATAGGTATCGCTATTAGTATAATCTCATTAGCAAAAATCATTAAATGGTTGCTTATAAATGAACCTGTATTATTATGGTCTTTCTTTTTTGGATTAGTATTAGCCAGTATTATCTATATAGGAAAACAAATTACTTCATGGAATATTCCAATTGTAATAGCTATGCTTCTTATTGCTATTACATCATTTTTTATTACTAATTTAGAACCGTTTGCAACTCCAGATAGTAATTTATATCTGTTTTTTTGTGGATTCATCGCTATTATTGCAATGATCCTACCTGGGGTATCTGGAGCATTTATATTGCTTTTACTTGGAGCTTATGAGACTACATTAAGCACTGTAGATGATTTGTTTCAAAGTATTATTACTGGAGATTTTGATTTATTTAAAGGTGCTTTTCTTAATTTTTTAACGTTTTCTTTAGGCGCTATTTTAGGTTTAAAAGTATTTTCTAAGGCATTAAATTGGATGTTTAAAAATTACAAGAACTTAACTCTAGCTATTCTTACTGGGTTTATGATTGGGTCATTAAATAAAATTTGGCCATGGAAAGAAACACTTAGTTGGAGAACAAATTCTAAAGGTTTAGAAGTTCCGTTTATAGAGCAAAATATTTCCCCTTTTTCTTTTGATGGAGATCATCAGATTGTATTTGCACTTATTTTAATGGCGATCGGGTTTACAACTATTTTATTACTTGAACGATTTAGTCTAAAAGCTAAAAAGTAA
- a CDS encoding T9SS C-terminal target domain-containing protein, which translates to MKKLLLLITFAFTPFFAVAQQEDAWVYFTDKENVANSIANPITILTQRAIDRKANHNVAIDARDVPVNETYITQVKNAIGVTVMAKSKWLNAVHVRGTQTNINNLSTLPSVDRIDFANKNLNTALNINTNDDKFSIENVEVTFNYGNTENQVDMINVDELHEMDFTGEGILIAVMDGGFPNVNTMGAFQRLRNAGDLLGGFDFVHRTTDIYATSNTSHGTRVLSTMAGYIENQFVGTAPDASYYLFITEDGPNENPVEESYWVEAVERADSLGVDIINTSLGYSNFDNANYNYARSDFDGSTTYITRGANIAFEKGLLLVTSAGNSGATGISAPADSQGVLSIGAVDSNGNYASFSSQGSSVQPVQKPDVVARGSGSFVIESSNAIVQNNGTSFSSPIMAGGIACLWQALPDVTNGELMQLVRESASQYNSPDNFLGYGIPDLGSILNSTLSQGDEIEQDKFTIFPNPTSGRLNITFPTDTDEADFLLFDVLGKQIFKTTILRSNNAVDLGDLPRGIYIARMQTSNQSNTYKLIKR; encoded by the coding sequence GTGAAGAAATTACTACTATTAATAACATTTGCTTTTACTCCATTTTTTGCTGTAGCTCAGCAAGAAGATGCATGGGTATACTTTACAGATAAAGAAAATGTTGCCAACTCTATCGCTAACCCAATTACTATTCTTACACAAAGAGCAATTGATCGTAAAGCAAATCATAATGTAGCTATAGATGCCAGAGATGTTCCAGTAAACGAAACTTATATTACTCAAGTTAAAAATGCTATAGGCGTTACTGTTATGGCAAAATCTAAATGGTTAAATGCAGTACACGTTAGAGGTACACAAACTAATATTAATAACCTATCAACTTTACCTAGTGTAGATCGTATTGATTTTGCAAATAAAAATTTAAATACGGCTTTAAATATTAATACTAATGACGATAAGTTTAGTATTGAAAATGTTGAGGTTACTTTTAATTATGGCAATACAGAAAATCAAGTAGATATGATTAATGTTGATGAGTTACATGAGATGGATTTTACAGGAGAGGGCATACTTATAGCTGTTATGGATGGAGGATTCCCTAATGTAAATACTATGGGAGCATTTCAACGCTTAAGAAATGCAGGTGACTTATTAGGAGGGTTTGATTTTGTTCATAGAACTACAGATATTTATGCAACTAGTAATACAAGTCATGGTACTCGAGTATTGAGTACCATGGCAGGTTATATCGAAAATCAATTTGTGGGCACAGCTCCAGATGCTTCTTATTATTTATTTATTACTGAAGATGGTCCTAATGAAAATCCAGTAGAAGAAAGCTATTGGGTTGAAGCTGTAGAGCGAGCAGATAGCCTTGGTGTAGATATTATAAATACATCATTAGGCTATTCAAATTTTGATAATGCTAATTACAATTATGCACGATCTGATTTTGATGGTAGTACAACTTATATCACAAGAGGTGCTAATATAGCTTTTGAAAAAGGCTTATTATTAGTCACTTCAGCAGGAAATAGCGGAGCTACTGGAATAAGTGCCCCAGCAGATTCTCAAGGAGTACTCAGTATAGGAGCAGTAGATAGTAACGGTAATTATGCTAGTTTTAGTTCTCAAGGCAGTTCTGTTCAACCTGTACAAAAACCAGATGTAGTTGCTAGAGGCTCTGGAAGCTTTGTTATCGAATCATCAAATGCTATTGTACAGAATAATGGAACATCATTTAGTTCACCTATTATGGCAGGGGGTATTGCTTGTTTGTGGCAAGCCTTGCCAGACGTGACAAATGGAGAATTAATGCAATTAGTTCGTGAATCTGCATCACAATATAATTCTCCAGATAACTTTTTAGGTTATGGAATCCCAGATTTAGGTTCAATTTTAAACAGTACATTATCTCAGGGTGATGAGATAGAACAAGATAAGTTTACAATATTCCCTAATCCCACTTCAGGGAGATTAAATATTACATTTCCAACAGATACAGATGAAGCGGATTTTTTGTTATTTGATGTTTTAGGTAAACAGATATTTAAAACAACAATTCTTAGATCTAATAATGCTGTAGATTTAGGAGATTTACCTCGTGGTATTTATATTGCAAGAATGCAAACATCAAATCAATCTAACACATATAAACTTATCAAAAGATAA
- a CDS encoding nucleoside triphosphate pyrophosphohydrolase has translation MNTREIQLKAFDRLLTIMEELRAQCPWDKKQTLQSLRHLTIEETYELGDAILDNNLQEVKNELGDLLLHIVFYSKIGSETNDFDIADVANSICEKLINRHPHIYGDVKVEDEEAVKQNWEQIKLKEGKGKTSVLEGVPKSLPALVKASRIQDKVAGIGFDWEYPEQVWEKVEEELTELKTEVEKSDIDKIESEFGDVMFSLVNYARFLKINPEDALERTNKKFTKRFKYLESKAKLLNKSLNDMTLAEMDVFWEEAKKYN, from the coding sequence ATGAATACTAGAGAAATTCAACTTAAAGCTTTTGATCGTTTATTAACTATTATGGAAGAACTAAGGGCTCAATGCCCATGGGATAAAAAACAAACGTTACAATCGTTACGTCATCTTACTATAGAAGAAACTTACGAACTTGGTGATGCAATTTTAGACAATAATTTGCAAGAAGTTAAAAATGAATTAGGAGATTTATTATTACATATTGTGTTTTATTCTAAAATAGGAAGTGAAACTAATGATTTTGATATTGCTGATGTAGCAAATTCAATTTGTGAAAAATTAATTAACAGACATCCTCATATTTACGGAGATGTAAAAGTTGAAGATGAAGAAGCTGTTAAACAAAATTGGGAACAAATAAAGCTAAAAGAGGGCAAAGGGAAAACAAGCGTATTGGAAGGTGTGCCTAAGAGTTTGCCAGCTTTAGTTAAAGCTAGCCGTATACAAGATAAGGTTGCAGGTATAGGGTTTGATTGGGAATATCCAGAACAAGTTTGGGAAAAAGTTGAAGAAGAGCTCACAGAATTGAAAACTGAAGTTGAAAAAAGCGATATAGATAAAATAGAAAGTGAATTTGGAGATGTTATGTTCTCATTAGTAAATTACGCTCGCTTTTTAAAAATAAACCCAGAAGATGCTCTCGAACGTACAAATAAGAAATTTACAAAACGATTTAAATATTTAGAGAGTAAAGCGAAACTTTTAAATAAATCGTTAAATGATATGACGCTAGCTGAAATGGATGTATTTTGGGAAGAAGCAAAAAAATATAATTAA
- a CDS encoding nitronate monooxygenase → MKSKVTELFKIEYPIIQAGMIWNSGWKLASAASNSGILGLIGAGSMYPDVLKEHIKKCKIATSKPFGVNVPMLYPNVEEIMNIIVDEGVKIVFTSAGNPKTWTKWLQERGVTVVHVVSSLKFALKAQDAGVDAIVAEGFEAGGHNGRDETTTLTLIPMVKEQLKIPLIAAGGIATGKGMLAAMVLGADGVQIGSRFVASEESSAHQAFKQVVVDAKEGDTQLTLKELAPVRLIKNKFYNEVEALYKTGPTIDELKSLLGRARAKKGMFEGDLEEGELEIGQISGLIHDIKPVSEIVKGILEEFEVAKQSVNNL, encoded by the coding sequence ATGAAGAGTAAGGTTACCGAATTATTTAAAATAGAATACCCAATTATTCAAGCAGGAATGATTTGGAATAGTGGTTGGAAATTAGCTTCTGCAGCAAGTAACTCAGGTATACTAGGGCTAATTGGAGCAGGATCTATGTATCCAGATGTGTTAAAAGAGCATATTAAAAAATGTAAAATAGCAACATCTAAGCCTTTTGGAGTTAATGTACCAATGTTATACCCCAATGTTGAAGAGATAATGAATATTATTGTTGATGAAGGCGTGAAAATTGTGTTTACATCTGCAGGAAACCCTAAAACTTGGACTAAATGGCTTCAAGAAAGGGGAGTAACTGTTGTGCACGTTGTAAGTAGTTTAAAATTTGCATTGAAAGCACAAGACGCTGGAGTTGATGCTATTGTTGCCGAAGGGTTTGAAGCTGGAGGACATAATGGAAGAGATGAGACAACTACTTTAACATTAATCCCTATGGTTAAAGAACAATTAAAGATTCCGTTAATAGCAGCTGGAGGAATTGCGACAGGAAAAGGAATGTTGGCTGCAATGGTTTTAGGGGCAGATGGCGTACAAATAGGAAGTCGTTTTGTGGCAAGTGAAGAATCTTCAGCACATCAAGCATTTAAACAAGTAGTAGTTGATGCTAAAGAAGGAGATACACAATTAACTTTAAAAGAGTTGGCACCAGTTAGACTTATTAAAAATAAGTTTTATAATGAAGTAGAGGCATTGTATAAAACAGGCCCAACAATAGATGAATTAAAAAGCCTATTAGGTAGAGCAAGAGCAAAAAAAGGAATGTTTGAAGGTGATTTAGAAGAAGGTGAATTAGAGATTGGACAAATTTCAGGATTAATACATGATATAAAGCCTGTGTCAGAAATTGTAAAAGGCATTCTTGAAGAATTTGAAGTAGCTAAACAATCAGTTAATAATTTATAA
- a CDS encoding aspartate aminotransferase family protein: MKKDFLKYQAQTTPHPLAMQVSYAEGSYIYDQNSKAYLDFAAGVSACSLGHRHPKVVAAIKLQLDKYLHVMVYGEYIQKPAVELTKLLAKYLPKPIESTYLTNSGTEAIEGAIKLARRYTGRSEVIAAKNAYHGNTMGAMSLMGYEERKQPFRPLIPDIRFIEFNNEDDLTYITSKTACVILETIQGGAGFIEPKNNYLTRVRKRCDQVGALFILDEIQPGIGRTGKFFGFEHYNCIPDIVITGKGLGGGLPIGAFSASKEVMDSLKDNPKLGHITTFGGNPVIASAALATLQEITTSNLISQTLEKETIIREHLVHPLIKEIRGKGLMLAVMVISSEITNQVILKAQEKGLILFWLLFETKAIRITPPLTISKEELINGCKIITTILNQIEH, from the coding sequence ATTAAAAAAGATTTTCTAAAATATCAAGCGCAAACAACTCCTCACCCACTTGCAATGCAAGTATCTTATGCAGAAGGAAGTTATATTTATGATCAAAATAGTAAAGCTTATCTAGATTTTGCTGCTGGTGTTTCTGCATGTAGCTTAGGGCATAGACACCCAAAAGTAGTAGCTGCAATAAAATTGCAATTAGATAAATATCTACATGTTATGGTTTATGGTGAATATATCCAAAAACCTGCTGTTGAACTTACTAAGTTATTAGCAAAGTATTTACCCAAACCTATAGAAAGTACCTATTTGACTAATTCTGGTACAGAAGCTATAGAAGGAGCTATAAAGCTAGCTAGGCGTTATACTGGTCGTTCAGAGGTCATAGCTGCAAAAAATGCGTATCATGGGAATACTATGGGGGCTATGAGTCTTATGGGATATGAAGAACGTAAGCAACCTTTTAGACCGCTAATTCCAGATATAAGGTTTATTGAATTTAATAATGAAGATGATTTAACATACATAACTTCAAAAACAGCTTGTGTTATTTTAGAAACCATACAAGGTGGAGCTGGTTTTATTGAGCCAAAAAACAATTATCTCACGAGAGTTAGAAAACGCTGTGATCAAGTTGGAGCACTTTTTATTTTAGATGAAATACAACCAGGAATTGGGCGTACAGGAAAGTTTTTTGGCTTTGAGCATTATAATTGTATTCCAGATATAGTAATTACCGGTAAAGGTCTTGGTGGAGGTTTGCCTATTGGTGCTTTTTCTGCCTCAAAGGAGGTAATGGATAGTTTAAAGGACAATCCAAAATTAGGGCACATTACAACATTTGGAGGGAATCCAGTAATTGCTTCAGCTGCATTAGCAACGTTACAAGAAATAACCACAAGCAATCTTATATCTCAAACTTTAGAGAAAGAAACAATAATTAGAGAACATTTGGTGCATCCTTTAATTAAAGAGATAAGAGGAAAAGGCTTAATGTTAGCGGTAATGGTAATTTCTTCAGAAATTACAAATCAAGTCATTTTAAAAGCACAAGAAAAAGGGCTGATTTTATTTTGGTTACTTTTTGAAACTAAAGCAATAAGAATAACGCCTCCTCTTACAATTTCTAAAGAAGAATTAATTAATGGTTGTAAAATTATTACGACTATATTAAACCAAATAGAGCATTAA
- a CDS encoding shikimate dehydrogenase, with protein MVKKQRKNMSKFGLIGKNIDYSFSRGYFSEKFKNENLEHTYQNFDIDTINSFSKIIENTPNLKGLNVTIPYKETIIPFLDKLEKKATKIGAINTIKLTKKGKLIGYNTDYYGFKKSIEPYIKSYHKKALILGTGGASKAIAFALKKLKIPFDYVSRSESDLVKYTYSSLTKNIISEYQIIINCTPVGTYPNLNVCPQIPYEAINSNYLLYDLIYNPEETKFLTLGKLKGAKICNGLRMLELQAEKAWEIWNASK; from the coding sequence ATGGTGAAAAAACAAAGAAAAAATATGTCTAAATTCGGACTTATAGGAAAAAATATAGATTACTCATTCTCTAGAGGGTATTTCTCAGAGAAATTTAAGAATGAAAATTTAGAACATACATATCAAAACTTTGATATTGATACAATTAATTCTTTTTCTAAAATTATAGAAAACACACCAAACTTAAAAGGATTAAACGTTACTATTCCTTATAAAGAAACTATAATTCCTTTTTTAGATAAACTCGAAAAAAAAGCAACAAAAATAGGGGCTATTAATACAATAAAATTAACAAAAAAAGGAAAACTTATTGGCTACAATACTGATTATTATGGATTTAAAAAATCTATTGAGCCTTATATAAAATCGTATCATAAAAAAGCTCTGATTTTAGGCACTGGGGGTGCTTCAAAAGCCATAGCATTTGCCTTAAAAAAATTAAAGATACCATTTGATTATGTTTCGAGAAGCGAATCAGATTTAGTTAAATATACTTATAGTTCACTTACCAAAAATATAATCTCAGAATATCAAATTATTATAAACTGCACTCCTGTGGGGACATACCCTAATCTAAATGTTTGTCCACAAATTCCTTATGAAGCAATTAATTCTAATTATTTATTATACGATCTTATTTATAATCCTGAAGAAACAAAATTTTTAACATTAGGGAAGCTTAAAGGTGCAAAAATTTGTAATGGACTTAGGATGTTAGAACTACAAGCGGAGAAAGCTTGGGAGATTTGGAACGCTTCAAAATAA
- a CDS encoding cyclase family protein gives MKSIAVKGILFLFLFMGCKQQSNNDETLKTPVENKSSKKQIIDLTHEFSEETIYWVTAKEFELDVVAKGQTDNGYFYSANNFATAEHGGTHIDAPIHFAKDALSVEEIPLDKLIGKAIKIDVTEKALNNPDYLISINDFKQWETEEGMQIPDGSIVLLETGFSKYYPDKIKYLGTDARGPEALKDLHFPGLSPEAAEWLVTNRNINSIGIDTPSIDYGQSTLFKSHVSLMTRNIPAFENVTNLDQLPNKGFKVIALPMKIKGGSGGPLRIIAIL, from the coding sequence ATGAAATCAATTGCTGTAAAGGGAATTCTTTTCCTTTTTCTTTTTATGGGTTGTAAACAACAGTCAAACAATGATGAAACATTAAAAACTCCAGTTGAAAATAAATCTTCGAAGAAGCAAATTATTGATTTAACACACGAGTTTTCTGAAGAAACTATATATTGGGTTACTGCAAAAGAGTTTGAATTAGATGTTGTTGCTAAAGGACAAACAGATAATGGTTATTTTTATTCAGCTAATAATTTTGCAACTGCAGAACACGGAGGTACACATATAGATGCTCCAATTCATTTTGCAAAAGATGCACTATCTGTTGAAGAAATCCCTTTAGATAAGTTAATCGGAAAGGCTATTAAAATTGATGTTACAGAAAAAGCTTTAAACAATCCAGATTATTTAATAAGTATTAACGATTTTAAACAATGGGAAACTGAAGAAGGAATGCAAATTCCAGATGGGAGTATTGTATTACTTGAAACGGGATTTTCAAAATACTATCCAGATAAAATAAAATATTTAGGTACAGATGCTCGAGGGCCTGAAGCATTAAAAGATCTACACTTTCCAGGGTTATCTCCTGAAGCAGCAGAATGGCTCGTTACTAATAGAAATATTAATTCTATTGGCATAGATACACCTAGTATAGATTACGGGCAATCTACACTTTTTAAAAGTCATGTGTCATTAATGACTAGAAATATTCCCGCTTTTGAAAATGTGACAAACCTTGACCAATTACCCAATAAAGGATTTAAAGTTATTGCTTTACCAATGAAAATAAAAGGTGGTTCTGGTGGCCCATTACGAATTATTGCCATTTTATAA